In Falco biarmicus isolate bFalBia1 chromosome 5, bFalBia1.pri, whole genome shotgun sequence, a single genomic region encodes these proteins:
- the LOC130149507 gene encoding inositol 1,4,5-triphosphate receptor associated 2-like isoform X1 has protein sequence MMDASLTEINGAEPTLPASLIPSSDHLTSPQEALTSSLESTVPVTGCLVMEEKSPKCSREKEDVPTSVAMEKNNDKDPAAPVSGVDMTKKQFCPVKEEHKTAFQNVLKQDQEADLEKKNNKEQSEEAPAVVPSRKGSSPTTGGIKGDKTKQNEPDSPNEKEVEAEFLRLSLGFKCDLFTLDKRVRLEERSRDLAEENLKKEITNALKMLEALVPLCEEDNQAQEIIKKLQKSLQFLSQYAARVASRAEMLGAINQESRVSKAVEVMIQHVENLKRMYAKEHAELEELKQVLLQNERSFSSLGDRDESTNKKLPNSFKPPASLRRVSIATLPRSAGNAGIGLPLAQLHEPDGEEWSDKFNRRSSSWGRLGAKQNEKRPSLQRFISTYSWAEYEDEHSETKNEQSESPAEVQEQPSRKESISEKGKYPSKWNLESVCNLMSSWASHFKASFSNANKTLWVSVSILVLLAALTSFLTGLSLQRPADAAPVGTGDSWTSLQQLLWPYTGLQHNGPPPV, from the exons ATGATGGACGCTTCACTTACTGAG ATTAACGGTGCAGAGCCAACACTACCAGCCAGTCTGATCCCATCCAg TGATCACTTAACTTCACCCCAAGAAGCTCTTACATCGTCTTTGGAAAGCACTGTACCAGTAACAG GCTGCCTTGTTATGGAGGAAAAATCACCCAAGTGCTCACGTGAAAAAGAGGATGTGCCAACTTCCGTAGCAATGGAGAAAAACAACGATAAGGATCCGGCTGCTCCTGTGTCAG GAGTGGATATGACCAAGAAGCAATTCTGCCCCGTGAAGGAAGAACATAAAACAGCGTTTCAAAACGTTTTAAAGCAAGACCAG GAAGCGgacctggaaaagaaaaataataaagagcAGAGTGAGGAAGCACCGGCCGTGGTTCCCAGTAGGAAAG gcAGTTCACCCACCACAGGTGGCATTAAAGGggataaaacaaagcaaaatgagcC TGACTCCCCTAATGAGAAAGAAGTGGAG GCTGAATTTCTGAGGCTGTCATTAGGTTTTAAATGCGACTTGTTTACCTTGGACAAGAGAGTGAGGCTTGAAGAAAGGTCCCGAGACTTGGCtgaagaaaacttgaaaaaggAGATCACAAATGCTCTAAAAATGTTAGAG GCTTTAGTTCCTTTGTGTGAAGAAGATAACCAAGCACAGGAGATCATTAAGAAGTTGCAGAAAAGCTTGCAGTTCCTTAGCCAGTACGCAGCCCGAGTCGCCAGTAGAGCAGAGATGTTGGGAGCTATTAATCAG GAGAGCCGGGTCAGTAAGGCGGTGGAAGTAATGATTCAACATGTGGAAAACCTGAAGCGCATGTATGCAAAGGAGCATGCAGAACTTGAGGAGCTGAAACAGGTCCTGCTCCAGAATGAGAGATCCTTTAGTTCTCTTGGAGATCGAG ATGAATCTACGAATAAAAAACTGCCAAATTCTTTTAAG CCACCAGCATCCCTACGAAGAGTCAGCATTGCAACACTGCCTAGGAGTGCTGGAAATGCAGGTATTGGGTTGCCACTG GCCCAGCTCCATGAACCTGATGGAGAAGAATGGAGTGATAAATTCAACAGGAGATCAAGCAGCTG GGGGCGACTaggagcaaagcaaaatgagaagCGTCCTTCACTACAGCGGTTCATTAGCACCTATTCCTGGGCAGAGTATGAAGATGAACATTCTGAAACAAA AAATGAGCAGTCAGAATCACCTGCTGAAGTACAAGAACAACCATCCAGGAAGGAAAGTAtctctgaaaaaggaaaatatccatCAAAATGGAACCTAGAGTCAGT GTGCAATTTAATGTCATCATGGGCATCCCACTTCAAGGCTTCTTTTTCCAATGCTAACAAAACTCTCTGGGTTTCTGTTTCCATCCTGGTCCTGCTTGCTGCTCTTACAAGCTTCCTCACTGGGCTGTCTCTTCAAAGACCAGCAGACGCAGCACCTGTAGGAACTGGGGACTCCTGGACTTCACTACAGCAACTGTTGTGGCCATATACAGGACTTCAACACAATGGACCACCCCCAGTATAA